The following proteins are encoded in a genomic region of Mycobacterium sp. 155:
- the crgA gene encoding cell division protein CrgA: MPKSKVRKKNDFTIKPVSRTPVKVKAGPSSIWFVALFIGLMLFGLIWLLVFQLAATNPIDTPSFLQWMAELGPWNYAIAFAFMITGLLLTMRWH, encoded by the coding sequence ATGCCCAAGTCCAAAGTCCGTAAGAAGAACGACTTCACCATCAAGCCGGTGAGCCGGACACCGGTCAAGGTCAAGGCCGGACCGTCCAGTATCTGGTTCGTGGCGCTGTTCATCGGGCTGATGCTGTTCGGCCTGATTTGGCTGCTGGTGTTCCAGCTCGCTGCCACCAATCCGATCGACACTCCGTCGTTCCTGCAATGGATGGCCGAGTTAGGTCCGTGGAACTACGCGATCGCGTTTGCCTTCATGATCACCGGACTTTTGCTCACGATGCGCTGGCACTGA
- a CDS encoding DUF5336 domain-containing protein — translation MAYPGQPSGIGDPIAVQPVAHDLTAPAGLGVTALAVIGFGMQAGPVYTGKSAAALAGQPIATWVGTGTLALLFAGLLAIPGTKVPATHYRIVAAVLSAFGFLAVVMGLVKRPVETEIGWALIVIAVLALAQTVVAVLAVRATKSLSEQPSQRLRKQHPPARRDMGEVTTRFGVSGPSPRSVPHEYGQQGGHGVPQQAPPSGYREHPDFVPPSSPGGGAQPARPAPTHETPGGWRRNMPPLPDRWQSGDAGPDPSRNYPRGEGPPPGG, via the coding sequence ATGGCCTACCCGGGTCAACCATCGGGAATCGGTGATCCGATAGCCGTTCAGCCGGTTGCGCACGATCTGACGGCCCCAGCTGGTCTGGGCGTTACCGCGTTGGCCGTCATCGGTTTTGGGATGCAGGCCGGCCCGGTATACACCGGTAAGAGTGCTGCGGCACTGGCCGGTCAACCTATTGCCACGTGGGTCGGGACAGGCACGCTCGCTCTACTTTTCGCCGGTTTGCTGGCTATCCCTGGAACCAAGGTCCCCGCAACCCATTACCGCATCGTCGCCGCGGTGTTGTCGGCGTTCGGTTTCTTGGCGGTCGTGATGGGCCTGGTGAAGCGCCCGGTGGAGACCGAGATCGGTTGGGCGCTCATCGTCATCGCGGTGCTGGCCCTGGCACAGACCGTGGTGGCTGTACTCGCTGTGCGAGCCACCAAGTCGCTGTCCGAACAACCGTCTCAGCGTCTACGGAAACAACACCCGCCTGCTCGCCGCGACATGGGCGAGGTGACGACTCGCTTCGGGGTGAGTGGCCCGTCACCGCGGAGCGTGCCGCATGAATACGGTCAACAGGGTGGTCACGGTGTCCCGCAACAGGCGCCGCCGTCCGGATACCGCGAACATCCGGACTTTGTCCCGCCCTCATCTCCGGGAGGAGGAGCACAGCCCGCCAGGCCGGCGCCGACACACGAGACTCCTGGAGGGTGGCGGCGGAACATGCCACCGCTCCCCGATCGGTGGCAATCCGGTGATGCCGGGCCCGATCCCAGCCGCAACTATCCGCGCGGCGAGGGACCGCCACCGGGCGGGTAG
- a CDS encoding DUF3566 domain-containing protein, which translates to MTSPSEPGYPRTGDRSGSSTNGSGSEGGSVGNVPRPTGNITETGEVPPWERGTAARPAQQPAEPHQDGDRTPAGHSPGVEARLQRFVSGGDTAEVEPPRSRPEPSRPEPSRPEPSRAEATRAEVSRPEPVRTEAYASELPDLSGPTPRPPQRKAAEASSSLHSSSSGASGRIQVASRTSTKGPIRASMQIRRVDPWTVLKVALVLSSALFFVWMIAVAFLYVVLGGMGVWSKLNSNVGDLLTSSGGNAGGELVSAGTIFGGATLIGLVNIVVMTAMATIGAFVYNLTTDLVGGVEVTLADRD; encoded by the coding sequence GTGACTTCACCGAGCGAGCCGGGGTACCCGCGTACGGGCGACCGGTCCGGCAGCAGTACCAACGGCTCAGGATCCGAGGGCGGGAGCGTCGGCAACGTGCCCCGGCCGACGGGCAACATCACCGAGACCGGTGAGGTGCCACCGTGGGAGCGGGGCACAGCTGCCCGGCCCGCTCAGCAGCCTGCCGAACCGCATCAGGACGGCGACCGCACTCCGGCAGGGCACTCCCCCGGCGTCGAGGCCCGGCTGCAGCGGTTCGTCTCGGGCGGTGATACGGCCGAAGTCGAACCGCCCCGGTCGCGTCCGGAACCGTCGCGTCCCGAACCGTCGCGTCCCGAGCCGTCGCGCGCCGAAGCGACCCGCGCCGAAGTGTCGCGTCCCGAGCCGGTCCGCACCGAGGCGTATGCCAGCGAGTTACCGGACCTGTCCGGGCCGACACCGCGGCCCCCGCAACGCAAGGCTGCTGAGGCATCGTCGTCGCTACATTCGTCGTCCTCGGGCGCGTCGGGCCGCATCCAAGTGGCCAGCCGCACGTCGACAAAGGGACCCATCCGGGCCAGCATGCAGATCCGCCGCGTCGACCCGTGGACGGTGCTCAAGGTGGCCCTGGTGCTGTCCTCGGCGCTGTTTTTTGTGTGGATGATCGCGGTGGCGTTCCTCTACGTCGTGCTCGGCGGCATGGGGGTGTGGAGCAAGCTCAACAGCAACGTCGGTGACCTGCTGACCAGCAGTGGCGGCAACGCCGGCGGTGAGCTGGTCTCCGCCGGCACAATCTTCGGCGGCGCGACACTGATCGGCCTGGTGAACATCGTCGTCATGACGGCGATGGCCACCATCGGCGCGTTCGTCTACAACCTCACCACCGACCTGGTCGGCGGCGTGGAGGTGACGCTCGCCGACCGTGACTGA
- a CDS encoding PH domain-containing protein translates to MQQTQWSPSTLGILACGITGLVMATGAVTLITDSPGRVLAGVAGVGLITFASFSWRARPKLAITGEGLAIGGWWRTRTLRRNDIRSIRITEFRRIGRKVRLLEVDTVDDRLTVFTRWDLGTDPLDVLDALKAAGY, encoded by the coding sequence GTGCAGCAAACGCAGTGGAGTCCGTCGACGTTGGGAATCCTCGCTTGCGGCATAACCGGACTCGTCATGGCTACCGGGGCTGTGACTTTGATCACAGATTCTCCGGGACGTGTTCTGGCCGGCGTTGCGGGGGTGGGATTGATCACCTTTGCAAGCTTCTCGTGGCGCGCGCGGCCGAAGCTGGCAATCACCGGCGAGGGCTTGGCGATCGGCGGTTGGTGGCGCACCCGAACACTCCGCCGCAATGACATCCGGTCGATCCGCATCACCGAGTTCCGGCGGATCGGGCGGAAAGTGCGACTCCTGGAGGTCGACACCGTCGATGACCGGCTGACCGTCTTCACCCGGTGGGACCTTGGGACCGATCCGTTGGACGTTCTCGACGCCCTGAAAGCGGCCGGCTACTAG
- a CDS encoding aminodeoxychorismate/anthranilate synthase component II: MQVLVVDNYDSFVFNLVQYLGQLGVHAQVWRNDDARLATEADIAKAAQDFDGVLLSPGPGTPERAGASIPLVRACAEAGTPLLGVCLGHQAIGVAFGGTVDRAPELLHGKTSVVHHADAGVLRGLPDPFTATRYHSLTILPETVPAGLEVIGQTDSGVIMAVRHRELPIHGVQFHPESILTEGGHRMLANWLVLCGCPPDENLVRQLEDEVGRAVAAATKRTPA, from the coding sequence ATGCAGGTTCTGGTGGTCGACAACTACGACAGTTTCGTGTTCAACCTGGTCCAGTACCTGGGCCAGCTCGGGGTGCACGCGCAGGTGTGGCGTAACGACGACGCGCGGCTGGCCACCGAAGCCGATATCGCGAAGGCAGCACAGGACTTCGACGGGGTGCTGTTGAGCCCAGGTCCGGGCACGCCGGAACGTGCGGGTGCGTCGATCCCGCTGGTCCGCGCCTGCGCTGAGGCGGGTACTCCCCTGCTCGGTGTGTGCCTGGGACATCAGGCCATCGGCGTCGCGTTCGGCGGCACCGTGGACCGGGCCCCGGAGCTGCTGCACGGCAAGACCAGCGTGGTGCATCACGCGGATGCCGGTGTGCTGCGAGGACTTCCGGATCCATTCACCGCCACCCGGTACCACTCGCTGACGATCCTGCCCGAAACCGTGCCGGCCGGCCTCGAGGTGATCGGGCAGACCGACAGCGGCGTCATCATGGCCGTGCGTCACCGTGAGTTGCCCATCCACGGTGTGCAATTCCACCCCGAATCGATCCTCACCGAGGGCGGGCACCGGATGCTTGCCAACTGGTTGGTGCTCTGCGGTTGCCCGCCGGACGAGAACCTTGTGCGTCAGCTCGAGGACGAGGTCGGCCGCGCGGTTGCCGCGGCTACGAAGCGAACGCCAGCGTAA
- the gyrA gene encoding intein-containing DNA gyrase subunit A codes for MTDTTLPPGDGASDRVEPVDIQQEMQRSYIDYAMSVIVGRALPEVRDGLKPVHRRVLYAMYDSGFRPDRSHAKSARSVAETMGNYHPHGDASIYDTLVRMAQPWSLRYPLVDGQGNFGSPGNDPPAAMRYCITGDALVRLPMGHSVRIADVVPAARPNTEHVIDLKVVDRHGNPVLADRLFHSGEHQAYRVRTTEGYTVTGTSNHPLLCLVDVAGVPTLLWKLIEEIRPGDRVAIQRTPPAEFGAADWYETLEALLLGAFISEGFVSESRAGFNNLDRDFFEIVVAAYDAVVGGPRYVSSRTIASGSTLHELDVHNLQALKASRLSDMIGQRSADKAVPEWLWHSATVVKRAFLQALFEGDGSCSALPRNTIQVSYSTRSDQLAKDVQQMLLEFGVVSSRYRHATGEYKVAITNRAQAELFATQIGFGGVKQTKLQRILSALPAAAKGRDGDHVPGLGEFIRTHGGGRWADKEWLRKHNIDRLDRWRRNGAEILSHIADPDVRAIATELTDGRFYYARVESVTDAGVQPVYSLRVDTEDHAFITNGFVSHNTEARLTPLAMEMLREIDEETVDFIPNYDGRVQEPTVLPSRFPNLLANGSGGIAVGMATNIPPHNLRELAEAVYWCLENHEADEEATLAAVCERVKGPDFPTAGLIVGSQGIEDTYKTGRGSVRMRGVVEIEEDSRGRTSIVITELPYQVNHDNFITSIAEQVRDGKLAGISNIEDQGSDRVGIRIVVELKRDAVAKVVLNNLYKHTQLQTSFGANMLSIVDGVPRTLRLDQLIRLYVDHQLDVINRRTRYRLRKANERAHILRGLVKALDALDEVIALIRASANADVARAGLMELLDVDEIQAQAILDMQLRRLAALERQRIVDDLAKIEAEIADLEDILAKPERQRAIVRDELAEIVEKHGDDRRTRIVPADGEVSDEDLIAREDVVVTITETGYAKRTKTDLYRSQKRGGKGVQGAGLKADDIVNHFFVCSTHDWILFFTTQGRVYRAKAYELPEALRTARGQHVANLLAFQPEERIAQVIQIKSYEDEPYLVLATRNGLVKKSKLTDFDSNRSGGIVAVNLRDGDELVGAVLCSADDDLLLVSANGQSIRFSATDEALRPMGRATSGVQGMRFNEDDRLLSLNVVQPDTYLLVATSGGYAKRTAIEEYTVQGRGGKGILTIQYDRRRGNLVGALIVDDETELYAITSGGGVIRTAARQVRKAGRQTKGVRLMNLGEGDTLIAIARNAEEEPDAEEAESAESSET; via the coding sequence ATGACAGACACCACGTTGCCGCCTGGCGACGGCGCCTCAGACCGCGTCGAACCGGTTGACATTCAGCAGGAGATGCAGCGCAGCTACATCGACTACGCCATGAGCGTGATCGTCGGCCGCGCGCTGCCGGAGGTGCGCGACGGTCTCAAGCCGGTGCACCGCCGGGTGCTCTACGCCATGTATGACTCCGGCTTCCGGCCGGACCGCAGTCATGCCAAGTCCGCACGTTCGGTCGCCGAGACGATGGGTAACTATCACCCGCACGGTGACGCGTCGATCTACGACACCCTGGTCCGGATGGCCCAGCCGTGGTCGTTGCGCTACCCACTGGTCGACGGCCAGGGCAACTTCGGCTCGCCGGGTAACGACCCGCCGGCCGCCATGAGGTACTGCATCACTGGTGATGCGCTCGTGCGCCTGCCGATGGGTCACTCGGTGCGTATCGCTGATGTTGTGCCCGCGGCGCGGCCGAACACCGAGCACGTGATCGATCTCAAGGTTGTCGATCGGCACGGTAATCCGGTATTGGCGGATCGGCTCTTCCATTCGGGTGAGCATCAGGCATACAGGGTGAGGACGACCGAGGGATACACAGTCACGGGGACGAGCAACCACCCACTGCTGTGCCTCGTCGACGTTGCTGGCGTGCCGACACTCCTGTGGAAACTGATCGAAGAGATCCGTCCCGGGGACCGGGTGGCGATTCAGCGCACGCCGCCTGCTGAGTTCGGTGCTGCCGACTGGTACGAAACCCTGGAAGCACTGCTGCTGGGCGCCTTTATCAGTGAAGGTTTCGTATCCGAGAGTCGGGCGGGTTTCAATAATCTCGACCGAGATTTCTTCGAAATCGTTGTTGCCGCCTATGACGCTGTCGTGGGCGGACCGAGATATGTGTCGTCGCGGACTATTGCGTCAGGGTCGACACTGCACGAGCTCGACGTGCATAACTTGCAGGCGCTCAAGGCCTCCCGGCTTAGCGACATGATTGGCCAGCGATCGGCAGACAAGGCCGTACCGGAATGGTTGTGGCACTCGGCGACAGTGGTCAAGCGCGCCTTCCTTCAGGCGCTCTTCGAAGGCGACGGATCGTGCTCGGCGTTGCCGCGCAACACGATCCAGGTCTCCTATTCGACGCGTAGTGACCAGCTCGCCAAGGACGTCCAGCAGATGCTGCTGGAGTTCGGTGTTGTGTCGAGTCGTTATCGGCATGCCACCGGTGAGTACAAGGTCGCGATCACTAACCGTGCGCAGGCGGAGCTGTTTGCCACACAGATCGGCTTCGGTGGTGTGAAGCAGACCAAGCTGCAGCGAATCCTGTCGGCGCTGCCTGCCGCGGCCAAGGGCCGCGACGGCGACCACGTGCCGGGTCTTGGTGAGTTCATCCGCACCCATGGTGGAGGTCGCTGGGCTGACAAGGAGTGGCTGCGCAAGCACAACATCGATCGGCTCGATCGGTGGCGGCGAAATGGTGCCGAGATCCTTTCGCATATAGCCGATCCCGACGTTCGTGCCATCGCAACGGAGCTGACTGACGGCCGCTTCTATTACGCCCGGGTCGAATCGGTGACCGACGCAGGTGTGCAGCCCGTGTACAGCCTGCGCGTCGATACCGAAGACCACGCGTTCATTACCAACGGGTTCGTCAGTCACAACACCGAAGCCCGGCTGACACCGTTGGCTATGGAGATGCTGCGTGAAATCGACGAGGAAACAGTCGATTTCATCCCGAACTACGACGGCCGGGTGCAGGAACCGACGGTTCTGCCGAGCCGGTTCCCCAACCTGCTGGCCAACGGTTCGGGCGGTATCGCCGTCGGTATGGCCACTAACATCCCGCCGCACAACCTGCGCGAGCTGGCCGAGGCGGTGTACTGGTGCCTGGAGAACCACGAGGCCGATGAAGAAGCCACGCTGGCCGCGGTGTGCGAGCGGGTCAAAGGGCCCGACTTCCCCACTGCCGGTTTGATTGTCGGCTCGCAGGGGATCGAGGACACTTATAAGACGGGCCGCGGTTCGGTCCGGATGCGCGGTGTGGTCGAGATCGAGGAAGACTCCCGTGGGCGCACCTCGATCGTCATTACCGAGCTGCCGTATCAGGTCAACCACGACAACTTCATCACCTCGATCGCCGAGCAGGTGCGCGACGGCAAGCTGGCCGGCATCTCCAACATTGAGGACCAGGGCAGCGATCGTGTCGGCATCCGAATTGTGGTGGAGCTCAAGCGCGATGCCGTCGCCAAGGTCGTGCTGAACAACCTCTATAAGCACACTCAGCTACAGACCAGTTTCGGTGCCAACATGCTGTCGATCGTCGACGGTGTGCCGCGCACCCTGCGGTTGGATCAGCTGATCCGGCTGTACGTGGACCATCAGCTCGACGTCATCAACCGGCGCACCCGCTACCGGTTGCGGAAGGCCAACGAGCGGGCCCATATCCTGCGTGGTCTGGTCAAGGCGCTCGACGCTCTCGACGAGGTCATCGCCTTGATCCGGGCGTCGGCCAATGCCGATGTCGCCCGGGCCGGCTTGATGGAGCTCCTGGATGTCGACGAGATCCAGGCCCAGGCCATCTTGGACATGCAGCTGCGGCGGTTGGCTGCTCTGGAACGTCAACGCATCGTCGATGATCTGGCCAAGATCGAAGCCGAGATCGCGGACCTCGAAGACATTCTGGCCAAGCCCGAGCGGCAGCGCGCCATCGTCCGCGACGAGCTCGCTGAGATCGTCGAGAAGCACGGCGACGACCGTCGCACCCGGATCGTCCCCGCCGATGGCGAGGTCAGCGATGAGGACCTGATTGCCCGCGAGGACGTGGTCGTCACGATCACCGAGACCGGGTACGCCAAGCGCACCAAAACCGACCTGTACCGAAGCCAGAAGCGCGGCGGCAAGGGCGTGCAGGGCGCCGGGCTCAAGGCCGACGACATCGTCAACCACTTCTTCGTCTGCTCGACGCACGACTGGATCCTGTTCTTCACCACGCAGGGTCGGGTGTATCGGGCCAAGGCCTATGAACTGCCGGAGGCCTTGCGTACCGCGCGTGGCCAGCATGTGGCGAACCTGCTGGCGTTCCAGCCCGAAGAGCGCATTGCTCAGGTCATTCAGATCAAGAGCTATGAAGATGAGCCATATCTCGTGCTGGCCACCCGCAACGGCTTGGTGAAGAAGTCCAAGCTCACCGACTTCGACTCGAATCGTTCCGGTGGCATCGTCGCGGTGAATCTGCGCGACGGCGACGAGCTGGTCGGTGCCGTGCTGTGTTCGGCCGATGACGACCTGTTGTTGGTCAGTGCCAACGGGCAGTCGATCCGGTTCTCGGCCACCGACGAGGCGCTGCGGCCGATGGGCCGCGCCACCTCCGGTGTCCAGGGCATGCGATTCAACGAGGACGACCGCTTGCTGTCCCTCAACGTGGTTCAGCCCGACACGTATCTGCTGGTAGCGACGTCGGGCGGGTACGCCAAGCGCACCGCGATCGAGGAGTACACGGTCCAGGGCCGGGGTGGCAAGGGCATCCTGACGATCCAGTACGACCGTCGGCGTGGCAACCTTGTCGGAGCGCTTATCGTCGACGACGAGACCGAGCTGTATGCCATCACCTCAGGCGGGGGCGTCATCAGGACCGCGGCCCGTCAGGTTCGCAAGGCCGGGCGGCAAACCAAGGGGGTCCGCTTGATGAACCTGGGCGAGGGCGACACACTGATTGCGATTGCGCGCAATGCCGAGGAGGAACCGGATGCGGAAGAAGCCGAGTCCGCCGAGTCTTCCGAGACATGA
- a CDS encoding peroxiredoxin, which produces MTIAETPSPVTAMPRIGDHAPAFTAVTTQGQINFPVDYAGKWVILFSHPADFTPVCTSEFMTFAAMQQQFADYNTELVGLSVDGLYSHIAWLRTIKDKIAFRDMRDVEVTFPLIEDISMEVARKYGMIMPGEDSAKAVRAVFVIDPKGIVRAIIYYPLSLGRNFDELLRVVKALQTADHFDVAMPADWRPGEPVIVPPPGSCGTAQERMGGQTEGVECADWFFCTKELSAVDVESAIRADGHA; this is translated from the coding sequence ATGACCATCGCAGAGACGCCAAGCCCCGTAACCGCCATGCCCCGCATCGGAGACCATGCTCCGGCGTTCACCGCCGTCACAACGCAGGGTCAGATCAACTTTCCCGTCGACTACGCCGGCAAGTGGGTCATCCTGTTTTCGCATCCGGCGGACTTCACCCCGGTGTGCACCAGCGAGTTCATGACCTTCGCCGCCATGCAGCAGCAATTCGCGGACTACAACACGGAACTGGTGGGCTTGTCGGTGGACGGTCTCTACAGTCACATCGCCTGGTTGCGCACGATCAAGGACAAGATCGCGTTCCGCGACATGCGAGATGTCGAGGTCACATTCCCGCTCATCGAGGACATTTCGATGGAGGTCGCGCGGAAATACGGGATGATCATGCCCGGCGAGGACTCCGCCAAGGCGGTGCGTGCAGTGTTTGTCATCGACCCGAAGGGGATCGTCCGCGCGATCATCTACTACCCGCTCAGCCTCGGCCGTAACTTCGACGAGTTGCTGCGCGTGGTCAAGGCCCTGCAAACAGCCGACCACTTCGATGTCGCGATGCCGGCCGACTGGCGTCCCGGCGAGCCGGTGATCGTGCCCCCACCAGGTTCGTGCGGGACCGCACAGGAACGGATGGGTGGTCAGACCGAAGGTGTCGAATGCGCGGACTGGTTCTTCTGCACCAAGGAGCTCTCCGCCGTCGACGTCGAGTCCGCCATCCGCGCTGACGGCCACGCCTAG
- a CDS encoding peptidylprolyl isomerase, translating into MADSTLVTSPIQTATATLHTNRGDIKIALFGNHAPKTVANFVGLAQGTKDYSTENASGGTSGPFYDGAVFHRVIDGFMIQGGDPTGTGRGGPGYQFADEFHPELQFDKPYLLAMANAGPGTNGSQFFITVGKTPHLNRRHTIFGEVVDPESQKVVDAIATTATDRGDRPTEPVVIESVTVS; encoded by the coding sequence GTGGCAGACTCAACCCTCGTGACGAGTCCCATTCAGACCGCGACGGCGACCCTGCACACCAACCGCGGTGACATCAAGATCGCACTGTTCGGAAACCACGCTCCGAAGACCGTGGCCAATTTCGTTGGGTTGGCGCAAGGCACCAAGGACTACAGCACCGAGAACGCTTCCGGCGGCACGTCCGGTCCCTTCTACGACGGGGCCGTCTTCCACCGTGTCATCGACGGCTTCATGATCCAGGGCGGTGACCCGACGGGCACGGGCCGTGGCGGGCCGGGATACCAGTTCGCCGACGAGTTCCACCCGGAACTGCAGTTCGACAAGCCCTACCTGCTGGCCATGGCCAACGCCGGGCCGGGCACCAACGGCTCCCAGTTCTTCATCACGGTGGGCAAGACGCCCCACCTGAACCGCAGGCACACCATCTTCGGCGAGGTCGTCGACCCCGAGTCGCAGAAAGTGGTCGACGCCATCGCGACCACGGCGACCGATCGTGGAGACCGTCCGACCGAGCCGGTCGTGATCGAATCGGTCACCGTGTCCTGA
- a CDS encoding DUF881 domain-containing protein, whose translation MDRPRRSRWRFGVPVVCLLAGLLLAATHGVSGGGEIRRSDAPRLVDLVREAQQSVERLTAQRDALADQVDSHHGGTPTSHAALKAITGRADALAVDADITPMRGPGLVVTLNDAQRDAQGRFPGDAAPDDLVVHQQDIQAVLNALWSAGAEGIQMQDQRIMAGSAPRCVGNTLLLNGRTYSPPYVITAVGDAGAMQAALAAAPLVTLYKRYVVRFGLGYVEEPRAQVDLVGHTEPVRMRYAQPAGPIGY comes from the coding sequence ATGGACCGACCGCGCCGATCCCGGTGGCGGTTTGGCGTGCCGGTGGTGTGCCTGCTGGCGGGTTTGCTGCTGGCCGCGACCCACGGGGTTTCGGGCGGTGGCGAGATCCGCCGCAGCGACGCGCCGCGTCTGGTCGACCTGGTGCGTGAGGCTCAACAGTCGGTCGAGCGGTTGACCGCCCAACGGGACGCGTTGGCCGACCAAGTCGACAGCCATCACGGTGGCACGCCGACCTCACACGCCGCGCTGAAAGCCATCACCGGACGTGCCGACGCGTTGGCTGTCGATGCAGACATCACCCCGATGCGTGGACCGGGTCTGGTGGTGACCCTCAACGATGCTCAGCGCGACGCCCAGGGCCGATTCCCGGGGGACGCCGCGCCAGACGACCTGGTGGTGCACCAGCAAGACATCCAAGCCGTGCTCAACGCGCTGTGGAGTGCGGGCGCAGAAGGTATCCAGATGCAGGATCAGCGCATCATGGCCGGCTCCGCGCCGCGTTGTGTCGGAAATACTCTCCTGCTCAACGGCCGCACCTACAGCCCGCCGTATGTCATCACCGCGGTCGGTGACGCGGGTGCCATGCAGGCCGCGCTGGCTGCAGCTCCCCTCGTCACGCTCTATAAGCGGTACGTGGTGCGGTTCGGGCTCGGTTACGTCGAGGAACCCCGCGCCCAGGTGGACCTCGTCGGGCATACCGAGCCGGTCCGGATGCGCTATGCCCAGCCGGCGGGTCCCATCGGGTATTGA
- the cwsA gene encoding cell wall synthesis protein CwsA, whose product MTATTDDRLAPNQRLARGLKYSAMGSVDVSRGVVGLCLQAAVAAGTSARRRYQDGQLRHQLAAVAERLEEALPDVLADAVPAKSKSKCRRRPWLIAGVAAAVLAGGAVAFSVVRRTKRPEPPATLPPSVEVSPKP is encoded by the coding sequence ATGACCGCTACGACCGACGACCGGCTGGCCCCCAATCAACGACTGGCGCGTGGCCTGAAGTACTCCGCGATGGGCTCCGTCGACGTCTCCCGGGGTGTTGTGGGGTTATGCCTGCAGGCGGCCGTGGCAGCAGGAACAAGTGCGCGCAGGCGCTACCAGGACGGCCAGCTGCGCCATCAGCTGGCGGCGGTGGCGGAGAGGCTGGAAGAGGCGCTGCCCGACGTTCTCGCCGACGCGGTCCCGGCCAAGTCGAAGTCCAAGTGCCGGCGTCGACCCTGGCTCATCGCCGGGGTCGCCGCTGCGGTGCTGGCCGGGGGAGCGGTGGCCTTCTCCGTCGTGCGCCGTACCAAGCGGCCCGAGCCGCCCGCGACGCTACCGCCGAGCGTGGAAGTCTCGCCCAAGCCGTAG